The genomic DNA CGCGGCACCGTCCGCGTTGTGCGGCAGAGAGGCAGGCGCGATGGTGGGAAGGACGGCCGGAGAGGGCCGGGAACAGGAACGCCGGTGGGTGGGAAGCCGGACCCGGAGGGGCCCGTGGTGGGCCGTCGGCCCGTTGCCAGAACGCGAAGGCATCGCCAACGTGGCTTCGTGATGGCCCACGGCGGTCCTCTCCCGGTGGGTCGGCTCCGGTCCCCTCGCTCAGCAACCAGGCAGGTTGGCCAGTGACCTCGCAAGGGGCTCCAAGGGGGTGAACGTGAGCGCGGGAGTCTCCTCCGCGCGCCGCCCGTAGTGGGGACAACTTCCGAATCCCGCAACGCCGTCGTCTCTATGCTGCGTCCGCCGTAGCCCCGGCCGACCGCGTACAGCCCTCCACGGAGAACACGCCCCTCGGCTTCGCAGGTTGAGGCGTTCAGTTGGGCCGCCGTCGAACGCGATCACCGAGACGGAGTACGAGGAGCGCCGTGCGGCCATCCTGAACGGCATCTGGGCCCCGTGCGGAAACACTCCGCCGAGTCTGGCAGCCGTCCTCGGCGTGGCGCGCCACCGGGAGCACGGAGTCCTCAAGGTAGGCGGATGCGCTGGGTCTTGATCGGGAGCGCCGCCGCGGTGGCGGTTCTGGCGACGGGCCGTACGTCGGTGTCGGGCTCTCCGGGACCGGACGCGCAGTGGGAGCAAGCGGCCCGGCCCGCGAGCACGGCGCAGCATTCTGTCCAGGCCCCGGCCGCGCCCACCGGGACCCGTACCACTACGCCGAAGCCGGAGTCGGCGCCGGAGCACGGCGAGTCCAGGGCGCCGGGGGCGGCGAGGGTGGGCAGACGTCGATGCCTTGTCGGGCGGCCCGCCCGGCGCCCCCTCCGACGCGCCAACGGCGGGCGGGCGCGCCGTGCATGCGCAGGGGGTGCGTCGCCGGCTGGTCGCCGGTGACGCACCCCCTGGTGCCTCCGGGAAGGCGGCGGGAAAGGTGAGCCTGTCAGTGCTGCTCGACCACCTCGAAGGTGAGGGTGTCGGTGAACTGGCGGCCGTAGGAGTCCGTCGCCGTGACCCGTGCCCGGTGCTTGCCCACGGCGAGGTCCTCCGGGAGCTCGAAGCGCCACAGGTGCATGCTGCGGTCGGCGACGCTGCCGCCGTGGGTCAGCTGCTCGGTGGCCGCGTACGGGTCGGACCACTGCGCGCCGATGCGCGGTGCCTCACCGTTCATCTCCTGGGTGCGGGTGGCGGACTTCGACCGGCGGCCGTCGAGGGAGACGTCGACGGTGGAGCCGGTGGAGCCGACGAAGAAGTTGGTCGTCAGCCAGGTGTCGCCGGCCAGGTCGTCCCGGTCGATGACGAGCTGGTCGCCCGGCTCGGGCGCCGCGCCCTGCTTGTCCGCGTTCCAGGCCCGGCGCTCCTCGTACCACTCGCGGTACGTCGGGCTGTTCAGGCTGAGCTGCGTCTGGGTGCGGTCACTCTCGCCGGTCACTGTGTACCGCTCGCGAAACTCGTTGCCGCGCACGTCGAGGGTCAGCACGCCGGGGCGGCCGCCGTCGCGGCCGAGCGCGGTGGGGTAGCCGTTCTCGGTCATGGCGCCGGAGTACCAGTCGCCGGAGATGGCGCCCGCCGTGATGTGCGGGAAGGGCATCTCCTCGACGCCCCACAGCTCCCGCCAGCCTTCCATCGAGTCGCCGGCCTTCATGTTCTCGATCGAGTGGCTGTGCCCCGCGACGGAGACGGCCTCACGGCCTTCCAGCAGCTCGTACACGCGCTGGACCTGGTCGACCTGGTGGGTCCTGCTGCCCTGGTCGGCCCAGTTGAGGAGGCTGATGTGGCTGGCGATCACGACGAGGCTGTCGTCGTCGACCTGCTCCAGGTCGCGCTCCAGCCAGGTGAGCTGCTCCTCGCTGAGCCAGCCGTTGTAGCGCGGGGTGTTCTCGGGGTCGGTGCACTCGGGGTGCGTGCCGTCCGCGTTGTCCTCCTCGCCGGTGCACGGGTAGCGGACCGTGTTCAGGGCCACCACGTGCACGTCGCCTGCATCGTAGGAGTAGTACTCCGGGGCGAGTTGGGCGCGGAAGGTGTCGAAGGAGTGCTCGGCGTTCGGGGCGTCGAAGTCCAGGTCGTGGTTGCCCGGCAGCATGCGGGCGGGCCCGTTGAGCAGGCCGGTGAGCCCGCGTACGTCGTCGTAGAGCGACAGGTCGTCGCCGACGACGTCGCCGATGAAGAGGCTGCCGCAGCCGGCGTAGCCGTGGCGCTTGGACAGGTCACCGATCGCGCCCCGGCGGGCGTACTCGACCTCGGTGGTGTCGTAGGGCTGGAGGTCACCGGCGATCACGCACTCCTGCGAGCGCGCGTCGGTGCTCTGGCTGCGCACCATGGGGAAGTTCACGGCGTCCGGCAGCGGCCCGGTCGGGGCGATACCACCGTAGCGCAGGTCGGGGGACCCCTTGGGGAGGTGGTTGTAGTGGAACTGCGGGATGTTCGCCGCGTCGACCGGGACCTGGTACCCGGACGGCTGGGTGGCGAACACCGTCATGTTGTCGCGTACGGGAAGCTCGTAGCGGCCCTGGCGATCGGTGGTGACCACCTCCCGGCCGTTGGAAACGGCGACGCCGGCCACGCCACGCTCACGGCGGTCGTGGACGCTGTCGCGGTCGCGGTCGTCGAAGACGGTGCCGGTCAGGGTGGCGGGTTCGGCCGGGCCCTCCTCACTCCTGACGACCTCGACCTGACCCCGGTAGGCGGTCTGGTTCCAGGAACGACCCCGCTCAGAGCGGTCGGCGGTCGTGGCGTCCGAGGCGGCGGCGTCCGAGGGGGCGGGGATGCTGGTCGCGGCCGTGCCGGCGACGGCGAGGACGGTCGCGACGGTCAACCCGACGCGGAGTCTGCCGCGCCGATGCGACAGGGAGTTCAACACTATGGACCTCTCTCGCTGGTTCGTGGGGAGACGCGTTGGTGCTGTTGCCTGCGCGGAAAGATCCTTCGGGACGATCCTGAACAACGCCCGCTCTGCGGGAGAACGGCACATGACCCCACGCTGTTGGCGCAGCGGCAAGGCGGCCGTCCATCTCGCCCGGTCCCTAGGCGGTCACGCGGTAGCGGTCAAGTCGATGCTCGCCGAACCGCCCTGCAAGGCCCGGCTACGCGCACGCTTTCGGCTGGAGGCGGCAGCGACCGCGTCAGCCGACGGCGTGCACAGCCCCACCGCCACCGAAGTCACCGCCCGGCCACTGAACTTGAATGAGTGATGTCGGGCCAGCGGACCCTGACGGTGATCCGCCAAGATCGGCGAGGGCAAGTTCGGCTCCCTGGCGCAGGGTCTCTGCGCGCAACCGATCGCGGAACAGCGGCATCCGCGGCCCATTCTTGGCCACCGCGCGGTCCGAGGGAGCCTGACCCGCGACAGCCGCCGCACGGACTACCGGCTCACTGCCTGCGCCACCTCCGGCACTGGCACACACACCGCAATCGAGCCCCTTAGCGAAGCTCTGGGGCAGCCGGTATCACCCCATGGACGGGCTCATCGTGCATGCCGACGCTCTTGTCGGTGCGCATCGATCACGTGATCACGCTGGGGACCTGCCAGCCGCACGCGCATTCGGGACTGCTGCGTGATCGGGTGACAGCGTCACCCACCCCTGCAGCAGTCCCGGTCGAGTGCGGCAGGATGGATGACCAACGAGGCCCCCGAGCAAGGTGATTGGGACGTCAGACATCTCGATCAACAGCCCGGGGGCCTCGCTCGTCGCGGCTCGCGAACCGTCACCTGATCGGTGGCCACCTCGAAGAAGCTCAGTAATTCGGAGCAGGCTGGGGTCCATTTCCCGCCGTCACAAGGGGTTTTCGGCGGAGCCCGAAAACACCGCTCGTCTCAAACCGTCGTGTGTCTAACATCGCTTTCATGGCAAGCGCAGGCGATGAGATGGGGACTGATGGTTCGGACGCGCACCCGGGGGCCAGACTATTTCTTTGTCGGGATCGCGGTGGAGAAATGAGCGGTGGTTGACGTGTTCAGATGCTCGGCGGGAGGGGCGCCCAGTACGGGGTCTCCCCATGCCGGAGGTCCAGGAGGGACAGCCTTGGGCGCCGGGCACGTAGACCATGTTGCCAGGCCGCGGCCGAACGGATGCCGTCCCACGGCTTTGCGTGCTCGGTGTGTTGACATCGTTTTCGAGAACACTCCTATTAGTGAGAGATGAAGGGGATTGCATGGGTAGTAAAAAGGTTCTCGTCGGAACCGCAGCGATGGTGGTGACCACGCTGATGGTGTCCGGTTCGGCAACCGCGGTGCAGTCGGGTAAGGAGAAGTCCGGTCAGGCGAAGTCGGATGCGGCGCTCATTCAGAAGGAGCTGGACCGCTACCGGGTGGCGACCGGCTCGATCGGGGCGGCCGCGACGATCCGCAACGGCGACACAGTGCAGGGCTACGGGAGTGGCAGCACGCAGTTGTTCCCGACGGCCAAGCCGAACGAGGACACCCGGTTCCGGGTGGGCAGCCAGACCAAGATGTTCGTCGCCACGATCGTGCTTCAGTTGGTCGAAGAGGGGCGCATCGACCTCAACAAGCCGATCGAGGACTACCTGCCCGGCGTCGTGCAGGGCACCGGCCTCGATCCGAAAGCGATCACCGTACGGCACTTGCTGCAACACCGCTCAGGAATCAAGGACAACGTCGGATTCGTCAACGGCGACTACCTTCAGTCCGCGGTCCTGCTGCTCAACCCCACGTGGCAAGTGGTACCTCCGAGCGAGCAGCAAA from Streptomyces sp. CMB-StM0423 includes the following:
- a CDS encoding calcineurin-like phosphoesterase C-terminal domain-containing protein, which translates into the protein MTVATVLAVAGTAATSIPAPSDAAASDATTADRSERGRSWNQTAYRGQVEVVRSEEGPAEPATLTGTVFDDRDRDSVHDRRERGVAGVAVSNGREVVTTDRQGRYELPVRDNMTVFATQPSGYQVPVDAANIPQFHYNHLPKGSPDLRYGGIAPTGPLPDAVNFPMVRSQSTDARSQECVIAGDLQPYDTTEVEYARRGAIGDLSKRHGYAGCGSLFIGDVVGDDLSLYDDVRGLTGLLNGPARMLPGNHDLDFDAPNAEHSFDTFRAQLAPEYYSYDAGDVHVVALNTVRYPCTGEEDNADGTHPECTDPENTPRYNGWLSEEQLTWLERDLEQVDDDSLVVIASHISLLNWADQGSRTHQVDQVQRVYELLEGREAVSVAGHSHSIENMKAGDSMEGWRELWGVEEMPFPHITAGAISGDWYSGAMTENGYPTALGRDGGRPGVLTLDVRGNEFRERYTVTGESDRTQTQLSLNSPTYREWYEERRAWNADKQGAAPEPGDQLVIDRDDLAGDTWLTTNFFVGSTGSTVDVSLDGRRSKSATRTQEMNGEAPRIGAQWSDPYAATEQLTHGGSVADRSMHLWRFELPEDLAVGKHRARVTATDSYGRQFTDTLTFEVVEQH